Below is a genomic region from Paraburkholderia sp. BL23I1N1.
CGTTTGCGTGTTCGTTTGCGTGTTCGTTTGCGTGTTCGTTTGCGTGTTCAACTGCGTGTTCATCTGCACCCCGCCAGCCTTAAGCTTAGTCGCCGGCACCACCGGATGCACGATCACATTGCGCTGCGAACCACCGCGCAACCAGCGTCGGCCGAGCGGCCCATATACGCCATCCGGTTCAGGAAAGCCCTGCAGCAACGCGATATACAACGCGCAGGCGAGCGTCAGCGACACCGGCATGCTGATGTCGAGACCACCGGCAAGCGGCCCAAGCGGACCGACAAACTGATCCGGCAAATTCACGAAGCACAGGCCGATCACCGCGCTCGGAATCCACGCGCCCATCGCGCGCCAGTTCCAGCCGTGCGTGAACCAGTAGTGACCGCCCCGGCCGCCGCGATTGAACACCTGCAGATCGTCGGACAGATAGAAGCCGCGCCGCGTTATGAAACCGATGATCATGATCACCATCCACGGGCAACTGCAGACATTGATCAGCACCGAGAATGTCGACACGCTTTCGACCAGATTGAACGCGAAGCGGCCCAGAAAGATGAAACCGATTGCGAGGCTGCCGATCAGCAACGTGGCGCGCACCCGGTTCAGGAACTTCGGAAACATGCTCGACATATCGAGCCCGGTGCCGTACAGCGCCGTCGTTCCCGTCGACATCCCACCGATGATCGCAATCAGGCACACCGGCAGAAAGAACCAGTTCGGCGAGATCGCGAGCAGACCGCCCACATAGTTATTCGAGGCGATGAAATCCGGTGCTTTGGTAGCGATGATCGTCGCGGTGGCGAGACCGAAGAAGAACGGCACGAACGTGGCCAGTTGCGCGAGCATCACCGCGAGAATCGTGCGTTTCCTCGGCGTGTTCTGCGGAATATAACGGGCCCAGTCGCCGAGCGTGCAGGCGAACGACACCGGATTGCTCATCGCGACCAGCACGGCGCTCACGAACGCCGGCCAGAAACCCACGGAGCCGAGCGCCACCTTGCCGGCGTACGCGCTATTGAACGGCCCGGCGAACGCCACGATACCGACCACGAACAGCAGGCTCGCCGCCCACACCGCAATCTTGTTGACCCACAGCATGAAGCGGAAGCCGTAGACGCAAACGGTGAGCACCAGCACGGCAAAGAGACCGTACGCGAAGCTCAGCGTCATCCAGTTGACCGGCAGGCCGAGCAGATGATTCGCGCCGCCCACGAGCGCGTCGCCCGAACTCCACACCGCCAGCGAGAAGAAAGCGACCGCGGTCAACACCGCGAGAAAGGAGCCGACAATCCGGCCATGAATACCGAAATGCGCGCCCGACGAAACCGGATCGCTCGTGCCGTTGCGCGGACCGAACAGGCCCATTGGCGCCAGAATGCACGAACCGATCACCACGCCGAGCACGATCGAGTAAACGCCTGCCTTGAACGACAAACCGAGCAGCACCGGAAAACTGCCGAGCACCGACGTGGAAAAAGTATTGCACCCGCCGAACAGCAAGCGGAACAGATCGATCGGCCGCGCGTAACGCGAGCGATCCGGAATGCGTTCAAAACCGAATGTTTCGACTTGGGTGATGCTGTTGCTGCTCATTGTCTCCAACTCCTGTAACGGCCAGGTCAATCACAATGGCTCGCCACCGGGATGCGGCGTCCACTTTTCTGAGATGTCTGGACGTCACTGTAAAGACAATCGGCGCGGGCAAAAATATCGCCCGCCCAACCTTTACTTCGATCTCGGACGATGTAACCTGAGACGCCCGTCCCACAACGATTTCCGGATGCAGCGAAAGGCCGCGCGAGGTCTTCCTTCGGACCTTGCGGAGTGCAAACGTCGAAGCGAATAGCGAGAATCCGTGCCTCAGACCGAACTTGCCTCACGCGCCTGACGGCGCCGCTTCGCCGCGGCGACAGCAGGCAGCGGCACCCGCACCGCGCCGGACATGCCGTACTCGATCAGATAGTCGCGGAACAGCCCGGCGACGTGCGGCAGGCGTTTATCGGACACATGCATCACGTACCAGTCGCGCTCGATCGGATTCGCGGGCAAGGGCAGCAGCGCCAGCAAGCCGGCCTGAAATTCCAGCGAGCACGCATGCAGCGACAGAAACGCCACGCCCAAGCCAGCCTCGACCAGTTGCTTGATCGCCTCGTTACTCGAGAGTTCGGAGCCGATATGCAGCTTGTGGCCGGCCAGCCGAAACAGATTCTCGACGGTTGAGCGCGTGCCCGAACCCCGCTCCCGTACGAACAGATTCGCGGTTTGCAGATCGTCCAACGAGAGGCGCTTTTTCTTCATGAGCGCATGGGCCGGCGAGGCGACGAAGGCCATGGGATGCTTCGCGAAGGCGGTCGCCACCGTGCGCAATTCGCGCGGCGCGCTGCCCATTACCGCAAGATCGATTTCGTGCGTAGCCAGCATGCGGATGATGTCCGCGCGATTGCCCACCTTGAATTGCACCTTCACTTGCGGGCGCAACTCGGTGAAGCGCACCAGAAAAGGCGGGATCAGATATTCAGCGGTGGTGATCGCGCCGATGCGCAGCGTGCCGCCCTGCTCGCCTTGCAATGCGGCGAGATCGTCCGCCGCGCCGTTCCATAAATCGAGAATTTCCAGCGCATAGCGCGCGAGGATTTCACCCGCTGCGGTCAACTGCACGCCACGGCCCACCCGTTGCAATAGCGGCGCCCCCGCGGCTTCTTCGAGCAGACGCACCTGTAGCGACACCGCGGGTTGCGTGAGCTTCAATTCCTCGGCCGCGCGCGACACGCTGCCGAGCTTCGCGACCGTGTGCAGGGCTTTCAATTGACGGAACGTGGCGACTTTTAACATAAGTGAAAACCTATATGTTCTGTATAAACATTAAATTGTGCTGCGGTTTTAGCCGATTCTATACTGACCCCGACAGATGAGGCTGATGAATCCCGGATATAGCCCGGAACACCTTCGCCGGCCGAGCAACGATAACTTCAGGAGGATCAGGATCATGGCCGCAATCGATCAGCAAACACCCTCTGACACGCAAGGCGCGCAGCCCATGCTGCACATGGCGGAAGTAGCGGAAACGGAAACAAACGCGGCGGCGCATCGCGTCGTGATCGTCGGCGGTGGAGTCGGCGGCCTGGGGCTTGCAACGCGGCTGTCGGAAACGCGCGGACGCGCCGGTCTCGCGCAGATCGTGCTGGTGGATCGCTGGCCGACGCATTTCTGGAAACCCTTGCTGCACGAAGCGGCCTCGGGCCAACTCGATCCGGCCACACATCAGCTGCAATACGCGGTGCAGGCGCAACGGCATGGCTTCGAATTCGAACAGGGTGAATTCGCCGCGCTCGATCGCACGAACCGCCACATCACGCTGAATGCGCTCCACGACGCCGACGGTCGCGAAATCCTGCCGTCACGGCAGCTTGCATTCGACACGCTGGTGCTGGCAATGGGCAGCGTCACGCAATATTTCGGCGTGCCAGGCGCAGCCGAACACGCCTTGCCGCTCGAATCGGTCGCGCATGCGGAAGCGTTTCGCCGCCGGCTGCTCGACGCCTGCCTGCGTGCGAACCATGCACGCCGCGCGCGGACCGCGCAAGCGGATACGCCGGTCTCGATCAATATCATCGGCGCGGGCGCAACAGGCGTTGAACTCGCCGCCGCGGTGCGCGATACGGTACGTCTGCTGAACCGCTACAGTCCGTTTTCCCTCGACCCCGTGCGCGACTTTCGCATTCGTCTGATCGAAAGCAGCGAGCGCGTGCTGCCCGCGCTGTCCGAAACGATCTCGGCGCGCGCGCAAAAAATGCTCGGCCGTCTCGGGGTCGACGTGTTGAGCGCCACGCGTGTCACCGAAGTGCGCGCCGACGCCGTGCTGACGAATGAAGGCGCGCCGCTCGCCAGCGACATCGCGATCTGGACTGCCGGCATCGCGGGGCCGCCGGTGTTGCGCACGCTGGACGGCATCGCGGTGAATCGCAACGCGCAGGTACAGGTGAACCGCACGCTGCAATGCACGAACAACGCGAACATATTCGGACTCGGCGATTGCGCGGCCTGCCCTTCGTCTGACAACGCGGACGCGTTTCTGGCGCCGCGCGCGCAGGTCGCGCATCAACAGGCGCTGTTTCTGGCGCGTGCGCTGAGGTGCAGGATCGCGGGCGAGCCCTTACCTGAGTTTGTCTATCGCGACGCCGGCACGCTGGTCGGTTTCGGCCGCGAAGGCACGATCGGCAGCCTGAGCAACAGTTTGCTCACGCAGCCGGTGTTCGTCGACGGCTGGCTGGCAACTGTCGTCTACAAGCTGATCTATCGCCGCCATGTGATGACGTTGACCGGCTTCGCACGGATGGCGCTCGATTCGGCAAGCCACTGGTTGCGCCGGCGCGTGCATCCGGTGATCCGGCTGCATTGAATCCGGCAGATGCAATTCGGCCAACGCGGGCGGCGTTCTTCAGATAACGCCGCCCGCGCCGCACTTAATCAAGAAACTCCGTCGCCCGCTTGCGCAGCACCGCGCTGAAATCGTCGAGCCATCCGATCGACAATCGCCAGCTCTGCCAATAGAGATCCACATCGATGTGTTTGCCCGGCGCCATGTCCACCAGCTCGCCGCTGACCAGATGCGGCGCGATCACGCGTTCCGGACACATGCCCCAGCCGAGGCCCGTCACGCAGGCGCGCAAAAAACCGGCAACGTGCGGAATCCAGTGCAAAGGCGGGTCCAGTTCGGCCCGCGTGATGCGGCGCATGAAGCGCTTCTGTAGCTGATCCTTCGGATTGAAATCGACGCACGGCGCGCGCCGCAACGACTCGCGCGTCACGCCGTCGGCAAAATGGCGCGCCCGAAACGCCGGCGTGCAGACCGCCAGATAGCGCATCCGGCCGAGGCGCGTCGAGCGGCAGCCCTGCACCGGCTCGGCTTGCGTGGTGACCGCGCCTTGCACGCTGCCATCGCGGATTCGCTGCGCGGTGTGGTCCTGGTCGTCGATCACCAGATCGAGCAGCATCTCCCGTTCGACGCAGAATTGCGCCACCGCGTCGATGAACCAGGTGCCCACGCTGTCGTCGTTGACCGCCACGCGCAACGCGGGCCACGGCTCCACCAGCGCGCCGGGCAGCGTCGGCAGCCGGCCGGTGAGTTCCGCTTCCAGCAACAGCACGCGTTCGGTATGACGGCACAGCAGCGCGCCCGAGGTGGTCGCGACACACGGCTGGCCGCGCTTCACGAGCACACTCCCTACCCGCTCCTCCAGCAGCTTGACCCGCTGGGATACGGCTGAAGGCGTTACATTCAGTTCGCTGGCGGCCCGGTCGAAGGAACCGTGCCGCACCACGGCGGCCAGTGCATCGAGCAATGCATAGTCGAGCATTAGCGTTCCTTAATCGGCATTAAGTAAATTAGCTTCTCTTACGATCAGCAAAAGCGCAGACTAGCCTCGTTCGCTTCCCCCGTCTACTGGATCGATTATGAACTGGCTGTCTTTTTCCCACGGCGCCGCCCTGTGCGCATCGCTGATCGTGACAATCGGCGCGCAGAACGCCTTTGTGCTGCGTCAGGGCATCATGCGCTCGCACGTCGGCAAGATCGTCGCGCTGTGTGCGCTGTCGGACTTCATCCTGATCGGCGCGGGGGTGGGTGGCGCGTCGGTTCTGGTGGAACGCTATCCGGTGTTCGTCCACGCGATGCTGTATGTGGGGCTCGCTTACCTGGCGTGGTTCGGCGTCAACGCGTTGCGCCGCGCGGTGCGGCCGGGCCATGCGGTGCTGGACGCCAATGCGGGCAGTGCGGCGCCCGCGCAGCGCGCCATGCCGATCATTCTGATGACTTTGGCCTTCACGTGGCTCAATCCGCACGTGTATCTCGACACCTTCCTGCTGATCGGCACGGCCGGCGCACGCGAACCTGCCGGCGCACGGGTGGCGTTCGCCCTCGGCGCGATGGCGGTGAGCGGGGTCTGGTTTATCGGTCTCGGTTATGGCGCCCGTGCATTGGCGCCGCTGTTTCGGCGGGCGAGTGCGTGGCGCGTCCTGGATGGCGCGATCGGCAGCATGGTGTTGCTGCTGGCGGTGACGCAGTTACGCTGAACGACGGCAGGCGGTCTACTTTTTGTGGGCCGGTAGGCGCCCTACTTCTGCGCCTGCTGCGTGCCCAGAAGATCCTGCACGAGCTGGGCCGATACATAATGCGGCCCGTCGAACAGATAGGTCCGGTAGCCGCGATACGCCAGCAATTGTGGCGATAGTTCCGCCGCCGTCGCCGCACGGAACGCACCGCCCTGGGCCGGACGAAATGCCTCGGCGATGATTCGCACACGGTTTTTGCCGAGCCGTGCCGCCAGCGCATCCGCATACTCACGCGCCACCGCCGGGCCACGCGCGTAGACACCGCAACCATCTTGCAGAAAAACGCCGACGTCGTGCGGCAGCCAGCCATCCAGCCACGCCGCCAGCGCCGGACCGCCGATATTAGAGTTGTCGTAGACGCTGATCCACAACGGCCGCGGCAGCTTATTGAGTAAGGACGCGAGCGCGGCGGCATCCTTCCAGGTCGGATCGACTTCAACTGGAAAGTAGTAGCCGTCGATGTGAACCGGCGGCCGCACGGCCACCAACTGTTTCGATTGCTCGACCAGTTGCGCCGCTTGCGCGCGGGCCGCGGTTTCGTCGAAACGTCCGGCGAGACCGACGATCACATTGCGCGCCCACGGCTCGCCGGCAATCCGTGTCCAGTCCGGCAGACGTTGGGCCGTTTGCATCGCGGTGCCGGGCAGAAACGACGTACCGTCCACCGCGGTCCATTGCACCAGCAGATCCGTCACGCCGAGGCGATTCCAGTCGCCATGCGGGTTGGCATGATCGTCGTCGAGCTGCCAGACCACGCCCTGGGCCAACGCGCCGGCGTCGGCGGAACCCGGCGCCGAGCAGCCATATAAGAGCGCGGCATACGCGCCCGCGGCGAGCAGCACGCGCCGGCGCGGCGAGACCGGCTCCGGTTCGCGTACCCGAATCTGAACGCGTTTTGAATCACCCATTGTGCTGGCGCTGTGCTTTGAGATGAACATCACGATAATCCTGAGCGAGCTGCGCGCGGTCGATCTTGAAGTTCACCGAAACCGGCAAGCTCCGGCACGCAAGCAATTCTGACGGGATCATATACGACGGCAAGCGTGCGGCCAGCAGCGACTTCCACTCGTGCAACGCGCCGGGCAGACGGTCGTCGTCGCTGCCGGTGGCCACGAACGCGACGATCCGCGCGACCGAACCATCCGGGCGCCGCAATGGCACGGCGGCGGCGCTCGCCGCACCCAGTAGCGCACGCAAAGCCGCGTCGATCTCCATCAGTTCGATCCGGTAACCGCCCATCTTGATCTGGTCGTCGATGCGTCCCTGGCAAAACAGCAGCCCGTCGGCATCGACCGCGCCCAGATCGCCGGTGCGAAACGCCCGCTCGCCGCGATGGGTGAACATGCGCGCTGCGTTCAGGTCTTCACGATTCAGATAGCCGCGCATTACATGCGTGCCGGCAATGCACAACTCGCCGTCATCGACGAAAACTTCGGCGCCGCGCTTGGCAAGGCCAATTGGCAGCCGCGGATGATGAGCGAGCACCGCATCGTCGACGACGATCCAGGTGGTCGCCACCGTCGCCTCGGTCGGGCCGTAGGTGTTGATGATCCGTGCAGCCGGAAACCGCTGGCGCAGTTGCCGCGCGAGAGCAACCGGCAGCACTTCGCCGCAGAACAGGAAGGTGCCGAGTGTCGGCAAGCCCGCTTGCGAGAACTGCGGATTGAGCAACTGCTGCTGCGCGAACGACGGCGTCGACACCCAGGTTGTCACGCCATGCCGGGCGAGGTTGACGAGAAATGGTGCGCCCTGTGCGGTCATGGCACGTGAAGCGAGGACGGCAGTGCCGCCGAGCGCGAGCGTGCCAAACACTTCGTACATCGATAGATCAAAGCTGAACGGCGCCTGGTTCAGGAACACCGGTGCGTCGCCAAGTTCGAAGTCGGCCGCCATCCAGTCGACGAGCGCAGCGACGCTTTCGCGGCCGATCTGCACGCCCTTCGGCTCGCCGGTCGTGCCCGAGGTGAATAGCACGTACGCGAGGTTTTTCTCGTGTAATGGCGGTGGGGGCGAAGCCGTCGAAGGTGAAAGCGATGCCGATGCCGAAGCTGAAGCCGTCGAAGGTGAAGCCGATACCTCCGAAGCGACCGGTTCCATCTCCGCGCCCTGCCCCTGCCCCTGCCCATTCAAACGCACGAAGCGGCCACTATGCGCGTCGAAGTACGTGTGCGCGCCAAGCGTGCTCGCGATGCGCCGCTTCCGTTCGTCCGGGTAGATCGTGTCGACCGGCACAAACGGTGCGCCGAGCAGAAGCGCTCCCGCCATTGCCACGAAAAAACCCGCCTCCTTATGCCCGCGTACGATCACCGGCACATCCGCGGCAAAGCCATGCTCGCGCGCCTGCCCGGCCCATGCGTGTGCCTGTTCCGCCAACTCGTGCCAGCGCAACGCGCGATCGGCGCCGATCACCGCCCATGCGTCGGCGCGCACACCGGTATCGACAAAGCGGTTCGCGTTCAGATCGAATCGCATGGGATGCCTAACGATTGACGGCGATGAACGCGCAAAGCGCGTCCACGGATGCCAGATGTTCGGCGATCTCGGTCGGCGGAATGCGCACGCCAAATTGCATCTCGACACCCATCACGATTTCGACGACCAGCACCGAATCGACCAGCCCCGTTTCGAGCAGCAGTTCGTCATCGCGCACGAGGCGCAGTACGACGGATTCGACCAGCGCCGCTACGTCGGCGTGCAGCGTTTCGTTTAGAGTCATTGTGTTGTCCTTGCGCAAACGTCGTTCCGGTAATCAGAACTGGAAATAGAGAAAACGCACTTCACCATGCAACTGTGCGACGCAGAATACGAGCACGCCGAGCATCGCGACGGTCCAGCGCAGCGACGGCCGCCATGTCAATGCGACGGGCAGGCCCTCGGCCGCGCGTTCGAGCGCCGGCGAGAAGCGGCCCATCAATTGATGTGAGTTCGGCGTGCACCAGACGATCGCGAGCAGCGCGACGATCTGCAATGCGAGTGTCGAGCGGCCCGCGACCAGATGCAGCCACTCGGCGGGGTTCATGTTCGCCGCGCCCCACGCGGGCCAGTCGAGCGTTTCGACACCGTGCAGACCTGCCATGCCTTGCAGTAACGCGAGCGCATCGCCCACGCCATGTGCACGGAAAAACGCAAACGCGACCAGCGCGGCCACAAAGGTCAGCAAGACATTCGCCGCATGGTGAATGCGTGCTTTGAAACTTGCTGTGAATGCTGCGACGCCCCCTGTCGTTGCTATCGTACGAGCCGGTTCTGCTGGGGTCGCTGCCGTTCCTATCGCACGAGCCGGACCGGCCGCCGTCCCTGCTCCGACCGCTCCGACTGCGCGCGCCCCACCGACCGATGCGCCCGACGCAGCCGTCGCACCCGTCGCCCGCCACGCACGATAAGCGTGATTCACGGTGAGATACGACGCGTGCAGCAAGCCGTAAATCAGATATTGCAACCCCGCGCCGTGCCAGATGCCGGCCAGCGCCATTGTGTAGAAAGTCGGCACTGCGACGGTCGAAAGAAAGCCACGCGTCGAACGTTGCGCGAGACGGCCGATCGGCAGGCCACGCAACGCGCGGCTGCGGTTGATCCGCATCGCCATCGGGTAGTACAGGTATGCCGTGAGATAACGCGTGAGCGTCATGTGCCAGCGCTGCCAGAAATCGATGATGCTCGCTGCCTTGAACGGCGAATTGAAGTTCAACGGAAAGCGCACGCCGAACATCTTCGCGAGGCCCACGGCCATGTCCGAATAACCGGAGAAATCGAAGTAAAGCTGCAGCGCGTACGCAAGGCAGGTGCACCACGCCGCCAGCCACTGCAATTCGTGGGGTGCGGCAAAACCGGCGTCGGCGAAGGGCGCGATGGTATCGGCGAAAAGCACCTTCTTCGCGAGACCGATGGTGAACACGAACGCGCCGATCGAGAGATTTTCCGCGCGCAGCTTATACGTGGCCGGCTGCGCGAACTGCGTCATCATTTCCTTGTGATGCAGAATCGGCCCCGCGATCAGATGCGGAAAGAACGTGACGAACTGCACGTAACCGAGCGGGTCGCGCTCCTTGACGATTCCCGCATTGCAATCGAGCAGATAGCCGATCTGCGTGAAGGTGAAGAACGACACGCCGAGCGGCAGGATCACGTCCTGCATGCCGTGCGCGAGCCAGGCGGCCGGCGCAATGCCGCTCGCGTGCACGAGCGCGGTGAGCAGCGCCGCCAGATATTTGTAACGCACCAACAGCGCGAGATCGGCGGCAATCGCGAGACCGAGCAGCCATCGGCGGCGTGCCGACTGCGCGGGCGCCGCAACGATCGCGCAGCTCATCGCGTAGTTGAACACGATCGACGCAGCCAGCAAGCCGACGAAAGCCGGATTCCACCAGCCGTAGAACACGATCGACGCGCCGCACAACCACGCCGCCGCGGCGCGCGGCATACGTTGGCCAAGCAGGTAGTAGCCGGCCAGCGCAGGCGGCAGAAACAGCGTGAGGAAGATGAATGAGTTGAATAGCATCGGGATCAGTCCTGCTGCGCCGGTGCGGCAACTGGCGTGACAGGCACGGCAGCGTTGGCGGCTGTTGCCTCGCCAGACGCCGACGCATCGGCCGGCATCGACAGCGCGTCTTCCGACATTTCCCAGATCACCACGCGCACGCTTTTCGGCCATGCGGCGCGCTCGCGCCAGAATGCCTGCAACGCGTGATCGAACTGGCCGTCGTCGAGGCTGACGTTCCAGACTTCGCGACCGAGCTGTTCGCCGAGGCGCTCTGCAAGCGCGCTGCGGCGCGAGAACGAGCTGCCCGCAAGCAGTACGTCGGCGGCCGGACCGTCGTCGAGCAGTCCGCCGCTGCGTTGCGCCTGCAACGTTTCCTCCGCGACGACATCCGGCGCGGGCCGCCATGCGTCCGGCACGTCATTCAGATTCGCGAGCGTCAGCAGATCGCCGATGCGCGGGGCGGCTTGCGCCGTCGTATGCGTGAATTTTGTGTCGCCGGGTTTGCCGAGCAACGGCAGCACCGCAGCGCCGACCGCCTGTGCGGCGGCTTGCGCACCTTGTGCATTCCAGTGCACGTCGGTGCGGAAAAACGCGGGGCGCGCGGCTTGCAACGCCGGCAGCAATTCGACATGCGCGACCTGGCTCGCGGTCAAGGCGCGGTTCCAGACGTTCAGACGCTGCGTCATCCGCGCGTCCTGGCGCAGCCCGCACAGCGCCTCGCTTTCCACGCGCGCTTTGTCGGGTACCGTCACCACCACCAGCTGAATCCCGGCGCCGCGCAGCGCGTTCGCGTAACGATGCAGCGCGGCGATGCGCGCATCGGTCAACGCATCGCCGCCATCGGCGCGTTCGACGGGATCATGGCCCGGCTGCACCGGCGCGCGAAGACCGTCCGCATAGAACAGCCAGCCGGGACAGCCCTCGCGCACCTGATGCCCGAGGTCGCCGAACAGGCGGTAACGCGCCGCCGCCTGCCAGCGATGCAGCGACCGCGCGTACGGCACGTCGATCGCGCGATCGAGGCGGTGGCCGAGGCTGCCATCGCGCCAGCCATGCAGGTCGAACGATGCGCCGTTGCGCGACTGGGTAACAAGCGAAGCCAACGCAGCGACGCAACCGAAACCGAGCAGGAGCGCGATCAGCCAGGCGATGCGCCGATGCGCGCGCGGCTGAGCGAGGGGCTCTGGCGCCGCTACCGCGCCGCTGTCCTTGCGCGTCGAGGGTGCCGCGGTATGGGCTGCTGTGCCTGCGGTCGTGCGGACTGTCGTTCCCGCCGCAGTGCCTGTCGTCGTGCCTGCCGCAGCGGCTGCCGCTGCACCTGTTGCCGTGGCCGCCGCATTGCCCGCTGCCGTGCTTGCCGCTGCGCCCACCGCCGCGCGCTCCGCCGTGCCTCCAATTGACTCGCTCATCAGGCGATAGCCTTGCTCAGACGCGCGAGGAATGCATCGTCGGCCATCACCGACGCCGCGTCCCATTGGCCGCCCGCGCTCGGCAGATTCATCATCTGCCCTTCGTTGAATTGCCAGACGATCGCTTGCGGCGGATTGGCCTTGAAGTCCGCCGATTCCACATAGTTGAGCAGCGTCTTCCACGGACCGGTGTCGCCGAAGGTCCACGTCAAGCCGACTGGGCGATCGATCGCGTTCGAGAGCTTCTGCGGAAAGCCGAGGTACGGCTGCACCATGCTATTGCCGACCACCTGCACGACCGGCGGGCCGCCGTCGACGAGGCCCGGCGACGCCACCACCGTGCGCACGATGAAATGATCCTTGCCGACGGCCTTCTTGCGCTCGGGCGGCAGCAAGGCCGCGAGGTCGCCATAACGGACCTCCTCGTTCCACTTGCCGAGCCGGCTGCCCCCACCGTCGGCGCCCTTCAACGGACCGGCCGCGGCGAGGCGTTCGGCGACGCGCGCCGCGACCGCTTCCGCGGAATGGGCGCTCCAGTGGTAGTCGGCGCGAATGTATTTTTCCTGTGCCGGGTCGACCGCGGCGATCGCACCGTCGCCATCGACTATCTGCAGGCCGAGCGAGCCGGCATGCGCGTGAATCGCGGCATAGCGGCCGGCGACGCTCGTGGACATCGCGGTGCCGGCCGGCAGATTCTCCGGGCACGAACGGGCTTTCAGCGGCGCGATCACGATCACGCTGCGAATGCCGCGCGCCGCGAGCTTGTCGGTTGCCTGATGAATCAGATCGACGGCTTTCAGACAGGCGGACGTGGCGTCGTCGGTGAGACTTTCCCAGCCGGGATAGAGCCACAGATTGCGGCCTTCGATCACGCTGGTCGACGCCGCGGCAAACGCGCGGCGCGGCA
It encodes:
- a CDS encoding MBOAT family protein — translated: MLFNSFIFLTLFLPPALAGYYLLGQRMPRAAAAWLCGASIVFYGWWNPAFVGLLAASIVFNYAMSCAIVAAPAQSARRRWLLGLAIAADLALLVRYKYLAALLTALVHASGIAPAAWLAHGMQDVILPLGVSFFTFTQIGYLLDCNAGIVKERDPLGYVQFVTFFPHLIAGPILHHKEMMTQFAQPATYKLRAENLSIGAFVFTIGLAKKVLFADTIAPFADAGFAAPHELQWLAAWCTCLAYALQLYFDFSGYSDMAVGLAKMFGVRFPLNFNSPFKAASIIDFWQRWHMTLTRYLTAYLYYPMAMRINRSRALRGLPIGRLAQRSTRGFLSTVAVPTFYTMALAGIWHGAGLQYLIYGLLHASYLTVNHAYRAWRATGATAASGASVGGARAVGAVGAGTAAGPARAIGTAATPAEPARTIATTGGVAAFTASFKARIHHAANVLLTFVAALVAFAFFRAHGVGDALALLQGMAGLHGVETLDWPAWGAANMNPAEWLHLVAGRSTLALQIVALLAIVWCTPNSHQLMGRFSPALERAAEGLPVALTWRPSLRWTVAMLGVLVFCVAQLHGEVRFLYFQF
- a CDS encoding alginate O-acetyltransferase AlgX-related protein; the encoded protein is MSESIGGTAERAAVGAAASTAAGNAAATATGAAAAAAAGTTTGTAAGTTVRTTAGTAAHTAAPSTRKDSGAVAAPEPLAQPRAHRRIAWLIALLLGFGCVAALASLVTQSRNGASFDLHGWRDGSLGHRLDRAIDVPYARSLHRWQAAARYRLFGDLGHQVREGCPGWLFYADGLRAPVQPGHDPVERADGGDALTDARIAALHRYANALRGAGIQLVVVTVPDKARVESEALCGLRQDARMTQRLNVWNRALTASQVAHVELLPALQAARPAFFRTDVHWNAQGAQAAAQAVGAAVLPLLGKPGDTKFTHTTAQAAPRIGDLLTLANLNDVPDAWRPAPDVVAEETLQAQRSGGLLDDGPAADVLLAGSSFSRRSALAERLGEQLGREVWNVSLDDGQFDHALQAFWRERAAWPKSVRVVIWEMSEDALSMPADASASGEATAANAAVPVTPVAAPAQQD
- a CDS encoding alginate O-acetyltransferase AlgX-related protein, which codes for MTDASRSFIQARAQPKPLNRVRRRLLLALAAAPLGSALSLLPRRAFAAASTSVIEGRNLWLYPGWESLTDDATSACLKAVDLIHQATDKLAARGIRSVIVIAPLKARSCPENLPAGTAMSTSVAGRYAAIHAHAGSLGLQIVDGDGAIAAVDPAQEKYIRADYHWSAHSAEAVAARVAERLAAAGPLKGADGGGSRLGKWNEEVRYGDLAALLPPERKKAVGKDHFIVRTVVASPGLVDGGPPVVQVVGNSMVQPYLGFPQKLSNAIDRPVGLTWTFGDTGPWKTLLNYVESADFKANPPQAIVWQFNEGQMMNLPSAGGQWDAASVMADDAFLARLSKAIA